cttttgaagacaagcaaaattgattcaacGTGAAGTGACAAGAATTATTTCCTTCTAGTAGTCACAATGTGTTGGTCACTGAGACCCATGCTTTTCAAGGAAGTCATCAAAGAGTTTGGTACTCACAAGCAAGAGTGAGGAGAGGTATTCTTCCTGCACCAAATACAAATGCACAGACAAATGTACCACAAAGGATACCTACTTGCTTTTATTGTAATAAGAGGGGTCATGTGAATTTAGAATGTTAGCATAATCCtcaaaacaaggaaaaacagGTAGGCATGACAATAAGCCAGTTGGGTCAATTGTATCGAACATTCCTCCTAATGTGCAACAGATTTTAATGATAGCTTTGTCCAAAGTCAATCTtaagcaaaatggaaaaagacaatggtatgtggattctgATGTCGCAACCCATGTAACTGATGACGCAGATATTGCTCCTAGATGGCTTATTTCCACTCTCCTGGCTTTGTCACCCATTTTAGAATTTTGTTTCTCCCCAAATTTAAATTAAAGCTCCATAATACCTTTCCAAACACATTCGTATGAGTTTAACCACtacaaaacatttaaaacaaaaatgtgcATGAAAAATATGTTATGAAATAATGCATTTTTGTGCATTGTCATATGACTTGTCaaattagatgacaaaaaaatgGGTTGAGGACAAATTTTTTGAGAGATTTCCAATAATAAGATCTTGGGTGGCAAAACCAACCTAAGAGGGGTGGAGTTGGTAATAAGTCCCAATTAGAAGCCAAGCCGCACATAGCCCAAGAGAGGAAGATAGTACTGGTGAAGCCCTCTTGGAAACACTTTGACAAGGTCCACAAATCTTGGACGCCAACCCAACCGTAATTGATAGTTCAAGTTTGGATCCCagggcaagaaaaaaaaaaggcagagaaGCTGAAATCCTCTAGCTACCTAGATGTCTCATACATGCAGCACGATGCAATCGGGCCACGTGTGTAAGACATCCAGTGAATGGATGACAAGAAgaaacctatatatatatatattgagattTATAGATTTTTACATTTAGGTGTGGATAGAAAAATCTTCTCGTCTCTCATAACACACTATCCAATGCAATGCATCCGGTGATCGTGATGTGATAGAGTTCAATATGGCCAGAGACGAGAAGATTTTCTATCCAAACCTAAATGTAAAAATCTATaaatcttaatatatatatatatatataaacgacATTGGCAACCAGTTGGAAAAGAAGGATTCTGAATGACGACGAGGTGGTTGCAGtcaatcaaaggaaaaaaggaaaaacaaaatgggATGGCAAGTCACTAGCTGCTGCAAAACAAATGACTTTCAAATGAGGGAAAAACATGTTTGGAAGGTTAGACGACTTCTCAGTTTAATTTGTTCTTAATAATCATAGTGAATTGAAGGTCTCAGTTGAATTGACTGGTCGACCATGAACCTCATTTTAGACATTATGATGGACTAATATTTCCACAGAAAAGTTGTTAGCCAATTGGGGATGAAAAATACCCTCCATGATTTGGATTGACTAAAAATGAATGTCTATGTGAAACTTCCCAACATAATGAAGTGTGACTGATATGCCTGAGCCACAAAATCGAACTTTagtaaaattaatgaaaaatcttGGATCAAACTATTGCATAATAACTACATGTTGGTCTCAGTAAGAATCTAGCTCCACCCATCCCAGGCGTAGGATTCAATGTGAATATTTTTGGGAAGGCCACTATTGAATTGGAATGCATGGATACTTTTGGTTTGATCACTGCGCCCACCCCAACTCATTGCAATTGAATTGTGTGATGATCGATTCTAAATGAAAGTGATTGCGGTGTAGGCACTCTATAGCTGGATGTCCTGACATGAATAAATATATTctatatacaaaatataaagTACCAAATTAAAGTATGATGACCAGTGGGGCAGGTCACTCTATGTGGTTGTGCCTATAAACGTTccatattttccattttcaagtcTTACTGATTTATCCTCACCCTGTCCATTTTCAAGCTATTTCCAACCTTTTTCAAGCCATTTTTCACCACACGAAGAACCAATTTGCGTCATGCACTTTATGGATAAGGTTGTCTGTATGTCGGATTTGGATTGGGTATTCGATTGAGCTGTTccccaaaaaaatcagatatgaaaacaatttaatatctgattaagaaaacGAATAGGATTTTGATACgagaaataacatccgattggatttatatacataaatatccaatcggatttagttttaaataagtatcccatatccaatgttcttacatttcAAAATTGGCTAGATTAGGTCCAAAATTCAGATtaagattcggatatgaatgtGAAAATAGGATTTGGATTGcattcaaattgtaaaatcagattttggattcagattcaaatatgattttttttttggggtactCAAATCGATagatgtgaatatctgaaaaaatggatacagttaagagtatatccgattcaaattcgatctattgacatccctatggaTGAGTTTGACCCACCTGTAGCAGTTGGCCCTGCAGCTccacaatttttctttatttttataaagatGCTTTCAATTATGTgcttgtgtatatatatattgatcatGCCCCCTAAGAAATGTAAATTTCAGAATGGAGGTGAATTCTAATTGTAAAACAGAGAAATCGCAAGATGGTCCTTTCTGCCATCCGAACTTTAACCTGTTCTTCGACCTCCACTCTTTTGAATATCCACTCCTTATTTTTCCGGATACAGCTAAGTACCGGCAACATTTGAGCCTCGTGCCCTTTTTTGCCGCATGCATGCATGATCAACATGCTGACTCGGTGCaaacattattttcatatttcttatattttaaagCCGTCATAAGTTGCTTTTAGTGTTCAAAATCAGAACAAGAAAAtcagattaaaaaaatgagttcCCGATTCCAACAGTAAAAAAACCTTTTGATTTGTAAATCGAACACACTTCATTAATCTGTTCGGCGTCCTTGTGAATTATGGGATAGGGAAATAGtaggttagagagagagagaaagaggaaaaaaaaaaccataactACAATCTCAGTcctcttaaaagttaaaacccgGGCATGACCTCCGCCACATTCATTATCTCTCACCATGGACAGAGTATAAGAATTGAACCTGAGAAGTGCTGTTCACGCACCCTAGGTCTAAccaggaagagagaaagaactaAATTACCTAACGCCTATGAGAATACATCTCATGCCAGGCCTTCTATCTATCTGTCCAGTAACGAAGACTCTCATCACATTGTCCTTACTCCAACCAACCATCCATCAGATCTTGGTCCTCCACGTCAGCCGATAGCAAGTGGCTGAGAAGTCAGCTCCAGATTCTGGCTTCCATTGTCCTCCACGTTAGCCAATCGCACTCTCATGCCCGCGATCTCACAGGATAAGCCCCTTGCATTTCATAAACAACAAGTAGCCTCATTCCCTGATCCTTCCCTCACATAGTCACTCTTACcagcaaaagaaaggaaagggaagcaAAGGGGTGCGTAACGCAAATGGCTTCCTCGTGCGCCTCTTCTGCCGTTGCCGCTGTCGCTGTCTCCTCAAGGCATACACATTTCCCATCCAAACATAAAGATGTATGGTTGTGATAGAACTGAATCTTTCTCACTCATGATTTCTCCGCATGTTTTCATCTGTTTCTCAGCTCCCAGAGGAGTGGCAATTCGCTGACATCAACCAAGGCTTCTTTCCTAGCCGGGAAACCTCTGCAAGCGAGAAATCTGGTAGCTCCACTGACTGCAAGAGCCTTTTCTGTGAAGGCGGAAGCCGTGCCCGATAGACCTTTGTGGTTCCCTGGGAGCACACCGCCGGCGTGGCTCGATGGAAGGTATGTTTCCGAGTATCTTTCCGTCAGTGTCACTTATCTAAGGCTTTTCTTTCCAACCTTTGATCTTTCTCCCCTGATTGCAGTCTTCCAGGTGACTTTGGTTTTGACCCACTTGGCCTAGGTGAGTCTTTGTCATAAAGGGTCACAAGAAGTGAAACTTGAatccctcttcttcctttcttagCTTCTGTTTCTTATAGAACAATGCTGAAAGAGTTGAAGGTATGCGTTTTTTGCAGGATCTGATCCGGAGAGCTTGAGATGGAACCAACAAGCAGAAATTGTTCACTGCAGATGGGCAATGCTTGGTGCTGCTGGAATATTCATCCCTGAATTGCTGACCAAGTTGGGAGTTCTCAACACCCCTTCATGGTACACAGCCGGCGAACAGGAGTACTTCACGGACAAAACCACCCTCTTTTTGGTGGAGCTCATCTTTATAGGGTGGGCAGAGGGTAGAAGATGGGCCGATATCATCAAGCCAGGTTGCGTGAACCAAGATCCGATCTTTCCCAACAACAAGCTCACAGGGACTGATGTTGGTTACCCAGGCGGCCTCTGGTTCGATCCTCTGGGTTGGGGCACAGGGTCCCCTGAGAAACTCAAGGACTTGAGGACAAGGGAGATCAAGAATGGAAGGTTGGCCATGTTGGCTGTCATGGGCGCCTGGTTCCAAGCCATATACACTGGCACTGGCCCCATCGACAATCTCTTCGCTCACCTAGCAGATCCCGGCCATGCTACGATCTTCGCTGTAAGCAATTAACTTCGACTTGCAAGAGTATTTTCATActttgtttcttccttctttaaCGATCCGCATCTAATTAATACTCAAAAATATTTCCATGGCTCAGGCCTTTACCCCCAAGTGAGGAAGCAGCCAGACGCCGGTGTCCTTGCGCTCCAAAGATTCTGCTACAACGTGGCTATGGATGTCAGAAATTCAATTGCAGGGGATTGTGTATTATTTTGCCATGCTTCTACTTTAAAATTGTAAACAAATTAATCCATTGGAGAAAAACCTTTCCTCATCTTCCGAGAAAGCATCTGTAACTTTGAGGCCATGTGTATCACTGTTCTTTCCAATATGCATCCCGCTATTCTTATTCATTAagtggaaaaaaagaaaaaagcaagcaTACCAAACACAAGCGATCTAGGAAGATGAATTTTTAAGGCAATCGGGAAGACGGAAAGGACGCTGTCCATCTCGATGTTCTGATTAAGTCTTATGCCCCATAGCGAAACCGTTTGTCAAATTTTCCTTTGAGTTTGTTCATTGTCTTGAAATATCTTCAACATACGTCAGATTTATGCTCCAGACTGATCAATTGCAAAACCCATGATCTTCCCACAAACCCCATTACCTTGCTTGCAACCTAGAAAATATCACAGACGATAAAAAGCTTGTGGGATGCGTTAAGGAACTTTATTGGCTCCCGTTCTTGGCAGTAAAAGAGGTCCGATTTTAGACCAGCAAGAGTTCATGACACAGAACATACAATCTACAATAATCTGTCAAACTATCAGGAAATTTAAGTCGTCTGAATGTTCTACAGTTTTAGATATTGGAGAtcagagaaataaaaaattgtagcattaattgaaattatattatattagaAAGATGCATTCAATAAAATCGATACAACAACAGGTAGGAATCGCTGACATTGGAGAAAGTTGCTGTACAAATCAAGATTGATCAAATTGTACGAGGATGTGAGACATTTGTGGCTGATGCTTTCTCACCTGCAAGTTGAAGATACTTTTtacagaaagagaaagaggggggagagagagagagggagagagagagagagagggagggagatggaGAGGGGCAGTACCTTGATGCCTGCCATTGACAATAACTTTCGAGAAGCAATATATGCAGCATCTAACTTACTCAATTTCTCAACGAAGTAGATTACTTCTGCAACACCAGACTGGAAACATAAACTGGACTACATTAGAAATGTGTAAATTTCCTTATTAAAATGCACAAAGTAACACTGTTTGCAAGGGGTTTGAATCAAACAACAAGCCAGCAAGAAAACATCATGATCATACCCATTTTTCACAATATACAAACttaatttcttcatattcaGAACAAAGACATTTGAACTAGAAAGAAGAATGATCGCGACGACTGCAAGACCACTCCATTATATTATCTTTCCTTGAGCTTGTAAAATATATTCTATGACACACTTGACAATTATATCTAAGGGACCAACGCAAAATGCAGAGATGCGCAAAAGGAGAAAGCAAATAAGAAACTAGCAAAGATGTCAAAAGAACTGAAAGCTATCCATCTGAGTGGCACCCGCTCAAGcaaatgacaaaattaatgtTAGGTATAGGCACATGCTGTACAACTAACaccatttaacaaaaaaattgtacattACCTTCCAAGAAAACGTTCTAGGCTTCTAGCCCCATATTAACCAGCACAGTGAGTTCATTTACCTCGTTCACAACATCTACTTATTCAACAATGTCTagttaaaatataaacaaaaagcTGATGTACAGCATGAGTTTCTGTACCTGAATGATAATCTTGGCACATTCATTACAAGGAAACATTGTCACGTAAAGCTTCTGCacaaaaaccaatgaaaattatattttaaatggaAAGTCATTGGATTTCAGAAATATAGtgagattaaaaaaaagtattcataacactttcaatttttaacccaaaaaatgaaagaaaagtaaaatatgGCACTCTCTAGCCATAGCAGATTAACAATTTCAGATGAGAATTTTGCCATATTTAAATAAAGAACTTATTCATAGACATGGAGGTAAGAATCATGCGCATTCTAAGTAGCCTAGAAACAAACGCAGATATCAAAGCAACTGTAAATTGATAATCAGGAACGGACTCTGgccaagaaaaaaatatgatttctcATACCCACAACTAGTTTCTCCATGGAGTAGGTCAACAActtcaataataaaaaagtaaatacAACAGAACTGAGAATGCAACAGCAGAATTCAAGTATTCTAAAGAAATTTTGGAGAATAACATTGTGTTAGTACCTTATCGATTCACATGCAGTCATGCACCAATCAGAAAGCATAAAAACAACTCAGATGTACTAATAAATGGTATCATTGGAGGGAACCTGTCCAGCAGCAGATGCATGATTTGTGTTCAGGATAGCATTAACCTCGGCATGACAGACATAGCTGcagaaaagacaaaacaagGTCAATGTAACCAGGACAAAATGAAGAGTCATTTTGTATACCCACAAAGTACACATGAAAGGAAAACACTGCAACTATGAGCCTACGTGTTGTAGAATGTACCATGTGCAATTGTTGTTGAGATCTACATTAAGGCAGTATATGAACTGGAtgagagaagaagatgaaagagaagaaatagagaagagaagagaaaaggagagaaaagaggaaagaagagacATAAGGttaagagaggaagagagagggagaatcgTCAACCTTCATTAGACTCCTAatctcattttaatttttaaagaaagatTAGGGTTAAGACAAATATCTGAAAGGTACACATACTTTATCCCggtgtcacatatatcgtgtatgggtattatacagcgaggaatttctcgggtataatacggtaaagttgtatatctcgggaatatCTCAGAATTATctcgacaaatttttaaaaagtttaaaacatttgatacatcctgaaaactataaaaaataaaaatcataaaaaatacaaaaaaaacgcgtataatacgtgttttttcacgttttatatggctgacttattttcgcgtattatacatttttttttaataagacgCGTTTTCTATGACACGCTTTATCCAAAATCATGTACCCATAACCGAAAGTCTGTTGCcttttaacaata
This window of the Nymphaea colorata isolate Beijing-Zhang1983 chromosome 2, ASM883128v2, whole genome shotgun sequence genome carries:
- the LOC116248717 gene encoding chlorophyll a-b binding protein, chloroplastic-like, producing MASSCASSAVAAVAVSSSSQRSGNSLTSTKASFLAGKPLQARNLVAPLTARAFSVKAEAVPDRPLWFPGSTPPAWLDGSLPGDFGFDPLGLGSDPESLRWNQQAEIVHCRWAMLGAAGIFIPELLTKLGVLNTPSWYTAGEQEYFTDKTTLFLVELIFIGWAEGRRWADIIKPGCVNQDPIFPNNKLTGTDVGYPGGLWFDPLGWGTGSPEKLKDLRTREIKNGRLAMLAVMGAWFQAIYTGTGPIDNLFAHLADPGHATIFAAFTPK